AACGGTGGGTCGTGACGGTAAGGCATGGTCGGTAGCCCCGACTCCGGCTAAGGCGTCGTCCGCGGTTGCGTCGTCAAAGAAAACTGCCGGTGATGATGTGCAATCGATGGAGTTTATGCCGATTGAAAATACCGAAGGCATGACTGAAAACGCCGGAAATAGTGCATTGGTCAGCGAGCCGGAGCCAAAACGGAGTTCACAAAATCCGGCCCCGGTAGTGGCGATGGCACCTGTGGCTAAGGCCCCAAGCGCCGTGGATATGGCCCCGGAGAAGATGACTCCAGCGGCGGCACCGGCACCGGCCCGCCAGCCGGTGAGTGCGCCGTCGTCGAACGCGGTCGGTAAAGGCCATGATACAGAACAACTCAGTTTTACTGAGCTAGCGTTGGACTCGAATGAGCCGATGACGGAGTCCACTCCTATCGTGGCTCAAGCCGCGCCGGATAACGCCACCGCGACGTCAGGCCACTCAACAACAATGTTGACCGATACCCGGCCTGAGATTCAGCCGGTATCCGGTAAAAATCAGACGGCTAAAAATGAGCTGGCGGATACGCCTGTGCTGTCGCCTAAGGGTGATAAGACGGTTCAGCAGGATATCCTGAACTGGACGGTGACGGATACCTCATTGGCACCGGCCGATACCACCAGCAGTGCGGATTTATATAAGTCCGCTCCGAAGCTGTCGGCTTCCGGCGGCAATAAAGCCTCGGTTGATTTTATCAAGGACACGGTGCGACAGGCGCTGGTGTTCAGCCCAGAAATCCGTAATGCCGAGGCGTCATCAACGGCATCCCGATACGACGTAGATGAAATCAAAGGTAAGCGTTGGCCTCAGGTAAAAGTGGGTGCTAACTCACCGATTTCCAGTTTTGGTGGGGGTAAAAGCGTTAATAACTCAACGGATGTGAGTGATACCAGCGGTTCGGTGTCGATGACGACCACGGTTTATGACTTTGGTAAAACCAGCAGCGGAATTCAGAGCGCCGAAGAAACCTCGAAAGCCTCGTTGGAATTAGAAAAGCTGACGCGTAACCAGATAGCGTTCCAAACGATTTCTGGCGTGCTGGAGTTGGATAAATATCAGAAAGATATTCAAGTAGCGAAACTGTATCAGACCCGCATGTCGGATCTGGTCAAAATGCTGTCGCAAATAACGGAAACGGATAAAGGGCGGGGCAGCGAACTGGTTCAGGCACGTTCTAAGCTGTTACAGGCTCAAACCAACGTTCAGCAGTTAGAAAGTAAATGGCGAGAAACGCAGATCAAAATGACCCGTTTGGTCGGTCACGAAGTGGCGGTCCCGGAAAATCTCAAGTGGGAAGGGTCCGATCTGTCGACGAACACCATTTTAACCGCGCTGGATAATCACCCGCAAATCTTGCGCGCGAAAGCGGAAGTGCAGGCGAGTTTATATAAGGCGGATGCGATTAAGTCATCCTCTTATCCAAATATCAACTGGGTGGTATCCAAAAGCAGCGCTAAAGATGTGAATGGCGATGAGCAAGCTTGGTACACGGGAGTCAACGTGGAGTGGGACTTGTTTACCGGTGGCTCAGCCTCGGCGTCACAGCAGGCGGCGGCTCAACGCGCGCAGGCGACCCAAATGCAGTTTGAAACCACGGTGTTGGAGTTGAAATACAAAATCCGCAGCATGATCCAGACGCGAGATTCGTCATTCGAGCGAGCAAAAGAGTATCGGAATTTATCGGCCGATACCGACCGGGTAAGAACGATGTTCTATGAACAATGGTACTACTTGGGTAAACGTTCGTTACTGGATGTGCTTACGGCGGAAAACGAACACTTTAACAACCAGATTTCAGCAATTAACAATCAGTACGATGGCTATACCGCGAATATTAGTATTATGTCGGAATCAGCTATGTTACTGAATTGGTTAGGTATGCCGGTTTATTGATGAACCGGTTAAGTCATCAGCACATATGTTTAATGCGATGAGTCATTTCAATTATTATCATGGAGGTTTGCAGTGAAAAAAGGAGCACCAATTTGCCATCACTGCGATAAAAGTAGTGGCGTAAAGCGACATGGAGTTACTAAGTCAGGTTATCAGCGCTATTTTTGTACGTTATGCAAAAAAACATTTCAGACGAGCTATATCTATAAAGGGCGAGAACAACATATTGCTACTCAAATTGAGCGATTAGTTTCAGATAAACTTACGCCTAAACAGATTAGTGTAGAAATTCAGGTTGATTTGGATACTGTGGAATTACACATTAAAAGGATGAAAAGACCATCTGGTATGCGCTAACCAAATTATCCTACTCGTCTTAATCATGTTTGCTAACGCCATGATAAAGTTAACCCCGTTCACTTAAGATGTTTTGAGTGAATGGGGTACTGATTTTTCAGATTTTAACGGTCTTCTCTATTAGGCCGTTTTTTTTCAGCAGAATAAACAGCGTCATGTTTTCCCGCACCTTTTTGAGTTTCATCGGGATACATCTCGATTTTCCCAGCGCACACCCGATTAACTCATCCTATATTCGCCGCATGACTATTACGGAACTTATCCGCAACGGCGAGATCTTCATTCCGCGTTATCTGGCTCATCTCCATTCTTATCCGGTATGCTATAAAGCGGCCTTTTCTTCGTGCTTTTATCTGATGTGGATTGAGGCAATATGGTTTAGTCATTAGTTCCTGATACCCAGCCAACTTCCCTTTTTGTAGTTAAATGCCATCAAACAGGTAGTTTATTAGTCATTAATTATATTGCTTGCTAATTATTTATTTTTTAATTTATTATTAATTTTTATATTATTTACATTTTATGTTTTTTATTAAATTTATTTTTCATTCTTATTTTTAAATTACCATCCTTTAAATAGAGAATATTTGATTAAAAATCACGCTTTTTAGCGGCCTATTATTATTAATGTTAATATAATTACATTAATAATTAATTATGACATTATTATTCAATTGAATTATTATTATATTTGGTAGCTAATTGGTTAATATAGTTAATAATTTGGTTTTTTTGTTTTTTTAATTTGCTGATTTTTATTGATATTTTAACTTTTCTATAGATTGTCAGTGACTTGTGCAAGTTTTTTTAAATTTCAATAATTTTATCATTGGGTTATATTGATATCTCTGCGTGGTTAATACCATTCATCAGTTTGAATAACGTGACGAATAGTCATTAGTTATATGAAATTCATTTATGTCTTTTTATGCCAATCAATCTCCAAATAAAACCATCCTGAATAAAATTTTTGGTTTTCTTATCTAAAAAAATTATTCATAAAAGAATAAAAAACTTAATCTGATTTTACTAAAAATTCATTATGTCGATAAATGCGTTGCAATTGATGTAATATGTTTAATGAATGCGTGTTATTTAATTAAATCTTCACCTCTTAATTTTCTAGGGAGGCGCGAAAGATTTTAGGAAATATGTAAGGATAAAGGAGTTATTCTAGTATGAATACAAACGCCAGTTTATTGGTAAATACAGGAAGCGGCCCTTCTCAGGTAGTATCCCTCAACGTAGGTAAGCCCATCAAGATTAAGATTCAGCCGGGCAATAAATACCTCCTAAAGAATAAAGATGATAATTATGCACCAGAAAACGTCACTCTGCAGCGCAATGGTGACGATCTGTACGTTATTCTGGAAGGGGACACTACTCCGGCGATCGTTATTGAAGATTATTATGTATCCGGCGATAACACACCGTTATTAGGTATGGCGGAGGATGGTCAGGTATATGCCTATGTCATCACCGATGGTTCCGGTTTGGGTGATGGCTACCTGTTTAATGACGGTAGCTTTGCCCCCGCGGCTCTTGGCGGTATGCCAATGGGCGACGGTGCTTACCTGTTTGAAAATACGGAAGACAATGACTTTGGACTGCTGGCCTTATGGCCGTGGTTTCTGGGTGCTGCGGTTATTGGCGGTATTGTCGGTAATGCAATCTATGAGCATAACAAAGATGATGGTTCATCACCGTCGCCAACCCCGGCTTCTGTACCAACGCTGAGTGGCGCAACGGATGTGACCGGCGATATTACCGGCCCAATCTCTTACGGCTCAACCACAGATGAAACAAAACCAACCATTTTTGGTACCGGTGATGCCGGTAACACCATCACTATTTACGACAATGGTAAAGCGATTGGTTCTGCCGTTGTTGGTGCTGATGGCCAGTGGAGTTTCACACCAGAAACCGCGCTAAGCGAAGGTTCTCATAAAATCACCATCACTCAGACCAATCCTGAAGGCCAGACCAGCAGCCAGACGGATGATTTCACTTTCATCGTTGATACCGTAGCGCCAAACAAACCCTTGTTTGAAGCGCTGGACGATGTAGGTGCCATTCAAGGCACAATTGCGAACGGTGCAACCACCGACGATGCCCGCCCTGAATTCACTGGTAAAGGTGAAGTCGGCAGTACCATTACGATTTTCATTGATGGAAAAGAAGCGGGTAAAACCATCGTTGGTGCAAATGGCACTTGGAGCTGGACGCCAACCGCCGATCTGGCAGATGGTCACTATCAGGTTACTGTAACGGAAACTGATAAAGCCGGTAATACCAGCGCAACCTCTCCAACTTTCGATTTCAATGTCGACACTACTGCGCCCGATAAGCCACCGCGCCTTGAAGCCTACGATGATGTGGGTAGCAAGACCGGTCTGATTAGCAATGGTGAAATTACCGATGACGCTCGTCCTGAGTTTAAAGGCTGGGGTGAAGCCGGTAACACCATTATTATTTATGATAATAGCGATGGTGCTGGAAAAGAGATTGGCCGTGTTACTGTGGGTGACGACGGGACTTGGACATGGACGCCAGATTTTGATTTAGCGGACGGTAACCACAGCGTTACTTATACTCAAACGGATAAAGCGGGTAATGTCAGTGAGCCTTCCGACTCCCGTGACTTTATCGTTGACGTTTCAGGCGTTTCTGCACCCGACGGTCTTACCATCATGGATAATACCGGTGCTATCACGGGGCCTATTAAGGCCGGTGATAAAACCGATGAAACCAAGCCAGAGTTTTCAGGTAAAGGTACACCGGGCGGCATCATCACCATTTATGACAACGATGAGCCTATTGGCAGCGTAGTTGTTGGTGAAGACGGCAACTGGAGTCTGATCCCGGATGTGGCGCTGGAAGAGGGTAGTCACAGTATTACCACCACTGAAACCAGTAAATCAGGTAACGAGAGCGAACCTTCTGCTCCGATTGATTTTGTGGTGGATACCACACCTCCAACTAAACCAGAAATTGGCGGCGTCACCGATAACACCGGTGATAAGACTGGCCCAATCACCTCCGGTGAACCAACGGATGAAACCCGTCCGGAGTTCAGCGGTGAAGGTGAGCCGGGCAGCACCATTGTTATCAAAGA
Above is a window of Limnobaculum parvum DNA encoding:
- a CDS encoding transposase-like zinc-binding domain-containing protein, with product MKKGAPICHHCDKSSGVKRHGVTKSGYQRYFCTLCKKTFQTSYIYKGREQHIATQIERLVSDKLTPKQISVEIQVDLDTVELHIKRMKRPSGMR
- a CDS encoding TolC family protein, which translates into the protein MKIKQLALLTLSLSVSLTTATSARVDDSLMQSLQPGRRAGVVNPPPPAMKKPVAPSVPVEQARSSDPVILMPTPVSATPARAVQPTIVVPPPVAVSTVGRDGKGWIADPPRAQPEPVSQPSRGPATADHDNQVLELMDIETAETAQAPAEPVVKSVSTPVVAPQPVTTVHNAAPVTPTPTVPTAAIATVGRDGKAWSVAPTPAKASSAVASSKKTAGDDVQSMEFMPIENTEGMTENAGNSALVSEPEPKRSSQNPAPVVAMAPVAKAPSAVDMAPEKMTPAAAPAPARQPVSAPSSNAVGKGHDTEQLSFTELALDSNEPMTESTPIVAQAAPDNATATSGHSTTMLTDTRPEIQPVSGKNQTAKNELADTPVLSPKGDKTVQQDILNWTVTDTSLAPADTTSSADLYKSAPKLSASGGNKASVDFIKDTVRQALVFSPEIRNAEASSTASRYDVDEIKGKRWPQVKVGANSPISSFGGGKSVNNSTDVSDTSGSVSMTTTVYDFGKTSSGIQSAEETSKASLELEKLTRNQIAFQTISGVLELDKYQKDIQVAKLYQTRMSDLVKMLSQITETDKGRGSELVQARSKLLQAQTNVQQLESKWRETQIKMTRLVGHEVAVPENLKWEGSDLSTNTILTALDNHPQILRAKAEVQASLYKADAIKSSSYPNINWVVSKSSAKDVNGDEQAWYTGVNVEWDLFTGGSASASQQAAAQRAQATQMQFETTVLELKYKIRSMIQTRDSSFERAKEYRNLSADTDRVRTMFYEQWYYLGKRSLLDVLTAENEHFNNQISAINNQYDGYTANISIMSESAMLLNWLGMPVY